The following nucleotide sequence is from Pseudomonas sessilinigenes.
TCATTACGGTATTGGTAGGTGCTGACGATCTTGTCGATGTGTTCCGGTAATAGGCGGTTTTGTCGTTTACCCTTTTCGAAATTGCCTTCAGCACTGGCATTAATAAACAGCACGTCATCCGGTTTTTTGCACCTTTTCAAAACAAGAATGCAGACAGGGATGCCCGTTGAGAAAAATAGGTTGGCGGGCAGGCCGATCACGGTGTCGATATGACCGTCTTTTAGCAACTTGGTACGGATGCGTTCTTCCGCGCCACCACGGAACAGCACACCATGGGGCAGAATAATCGCCATCACGCCGCTGTCACTCAGGAAGTGAAAACCGTGTAAAAGAAAGGCAAAGTCGGCGGCGGACTTAGGCGCAAGGCCGTAGTTTTTGAAACGGAAGTCTTCGCCCAATGCTTCCTTGGGCTCCCAGCGGTAGCTGAACGGCGGATTAGCCACAACGGCATCAAATTGCAGCTTTTTGGCTGGGTTCATCTCATTGAGGATGTTCCAGTCGTTGAGTAGCGAATCGCCGTGATGAATCTCGAACTCGGTATCCTTCACTCCGTGCAGCAACATGTTCATGCGCGCCAGGTTGTAGGTAGTGATGTTCTTTTCCTGCCCGTAAATCTTCCCAATTGTGCCGCTTTCTTTACGAAGCTGCTTGCGCACATTCAACAACAGCGAGCCGGAGCCACAGGCGAAGTCCAGCACCTTGCTCAGTTTTTTCTTTTTGCCATTGGCCGGTTCCTGACTGTCCAGCGTGACTATTTCGGAAAGAATGGTGGATATCTGTTGCGGAGTATAAAACTCGCCTGCCTTCTTGCCGGAACCAGCGGCGAATTCGCCGATCAGGTATTCATAGGCATCGCCCAGGATATCGGTGTCAGTGCTGAATTTAGAAATTCCTTCGGCGATCTTCTGAATGATGGTGCAGAGCTTGGCATTGCGATCTGCCGGTTTCTTGCCAAGCTTCTCGGAGTGCAAATTGATTTCGGAAAACAGCCCCTGAAATGCACTCTCGAATGATTTCTCCTCGATGTACTTGAAGCCCTTCCACAGGGTACCCAGCAGGTCGTGATCGTGTGTGCGCGCCATTTCGGCAACACTGCTCCAAAGGTACTGCGGCTCGATCACATAATGCACCTTGAGGCGCATCTGTTTTTCAAAGTCTTCGGTATCTTCGGCGTTCTCTTCGTACCAAATTGCCAGTGGTGCGCGCCGGTCTCCCTCTTCGGGTATGGGGTAGTCTTTACCTAATTCCTTCTTCGCCGCCATCTCGTAGTTGTCTGAGAGGTAGCGCAAAAACAAAAACGACAACATATAGTCGCGGAAATCGTCAGCATTCATCGCGCCGCGCAACTGATCGGCGATGTCCCAGAGGGTTTTACCAAGTTGGTTAAGTTCTTCTTTAGTCATATTTTAATCAGCCGCTCACAATTCAAGGATGAATTTCTGGTAAATCGAATGCGTAGCGGCTCAGAAAACCGTGCAAAATATTTTTAAATAGTTGCTTGTTGTCATTGGTCAATTCTTTTGGATCAAATAGTGAATAATCACCATGGCTTAAGAGGTTTAAGGCGCGAGAAAACAAAACTTCATCCTCTATGCCATGAATGCAGCTTGAAAAATCTTCAAATCCGAAGAAAGAAGAGGTTTTTTCTAGGACGCCGCGCAGCACGTTAAAGTGGTTGGCATAGAGCCTGCCATTGTCTGAGGCAATCTTCAATTCACTGAGCATTGCTACATGGTGAAAAAATGGCGTGTCAGTAGTAGATTGCAGGCTATACCCATCATTGTTCCTTCCATAGATGAAGTATGACTTGTGCGCCGCTTTCTTTAATTCATTAAACATTACATTAAAAAATAAACTATGGTGCGAGGATATGACTGTCTTGACCTTGCCAACACATCGCCTCAGTAGCTTCGCCAGATCCGAGCCAACAGCTATTGCATTGTTATCGTCTAGCGATGAGATTGGGTCATCAATGTAAAGAAATTTCACCCAGCTATAGGCCTCCGATCCATCTAGCACCAATTCACAGATCGCGAGATAAATACACCATATAAAGATATTTTCTTCGCCGCGAGAAATTTTTATGTTGTTTTCGATAATCGTTTCTGGTTCAGCGGAGCCAGGCCGAAATCTGGGATTAACAACGTTTTTGCTGAAAGCAATATCCCAATCATCGTAATTAATTTTGAAATTGAATGTGGCGTATCTTTCGAGATATGAG
It contains:
- a CDS encoding type I restriction-modification system subunit M, whose product is MTKEELNQLGKTLWDIADQLRGAMNADDFRDYMLSFLFLRYLSDNYEMAAKKELGKDYPIPEEGDRRAPLAIWYEENAEDTEDFEKQMRLKVHYVIEPQYLWSSVAEMARTHDHDLLGTLWKGFKYIEEKSFESAFQGLFSEINLHSEKLGKKPADRNAKLCTIIQKIAEGISKFSTDTDILGDAYEYLIGEFAAGSGKKAGEFYTPQQISTILSEIVTLDSQEPANGKKKKLSKVLDFACGSGSLLLNVRKQLRKESGTIGKIYGQEKNITTYNLARMNMLLHGVKDTEFEIHHGDSLLNDWNILNEMNPAKKLQFDAVVANPPFSYRWEPKEALGEDFRFKNYGLAPKSAADFAFLLHGFHFLSDSGVMAIILPHGVLFRGGAEERIRTKLLKDGHIDTVIGLPANLFFSTGIPVCILVLKRCKKPDDVLFINASAEGNFEKGKRQNRLLPEHIDKIVSTYQYRNEEERYSRRVSMGEIEKNDFNLNISRYVSTATAEKKIDLQVVNAELKEIEKRAAKAAEAHNIFLKELGLSSI
- a CDS encoding AAA family ATPase, coding for MSNKPKIYKYKSLRSVVTRLRDDLRDAANGGADFVLLYAYNGTGKTRLSMEFKEAGKRKRGVNRDTLYFNAFTEDLFSWDNDLENDTERTLKINSTSRFFAGFRELALEEKIFSYLERYATFNFKINYDDWDIAFSKNVVNPRFRPGSAEPETIIENNIKISRGEENIFIWCIYLAICELVLDGSEAYSWVKFLYIDDPISSLDDNNAIAVGSDLAKLLRRCVGKVKTVISSHHSLFFNVMFNELKKAAHKSYFIYGRNNDGYSLQSTTDTPFFHHVAMLSELKIASDNGRLYANHFNVLRGVLEKTSSFFGFEDFSSCIHGIEDEVLFSRALNLLSHGDYSLFDPKELTNDNKQLFKNILHGFLSRYAFDLPEIHP